The Desmonostoc muscorum LEGE 12446 genome includes a region encoding these proteins:
- a CDS encoding type II toxin-antitoxin system RelE/ParE family toxin produces the protein MSKLVVSSKFKRAFRKFVRRNPDLQIRIEETITAMENDIFAANLGTHKLDGKLSGLLSCSCGYDCRIVFSLQTDDESEEQVVLLLDVGTHDDVY, from the coding sequence ATGTCTAAATTAGTTGTCAGTAGCAAGTTTAAAAGAGCTTTCCGAAAATTTGTTCGTCGTAATCCTGACTTGCAAATCAGAATAGAAGAAACTATTACCGCTATGGAGAATGATATATTTGCTGCTAACTTGGGTACTCATAAGCTAGATGGCAAGCTATCAGGTTTACTCTCCTGTTCTTGTGGATATGATTGCCGCATAGTATTCTCACTGCAAACTGATGATGAGAGTGAAGAACAAGTTGTTCTTTTGCTGGACGTTGGTACTCATGATGATGTTTACTAG
- a CDS encoding cation:proton antiporter: protein MQEDFRLIVDLVSVLAVAACGGLLAALLRQPVLLGYLIGGMIVGPAGLGLIKEVIQVETLAQFGVAFLLFALGVEFSFAELKKVKAIALGGGGLQIALTILVTVTVCGLTGAWGTLPAKGMFLGCILSLSSTAVVLKSLMERNETETPHGQVMLGILVVQDLALGLMLAVLPALNQPPETIGIAVLTALAYIALFAAGAIAAGIWLIPPLLRLLARTESKELFLLGVVALCLGIALLTEYLGLSIEMGAFVAGLMISEVEYADQTLTYVEPLRDIFASLFFAAIGMLIDPVFLWNNLELILGLVAIVFVGKFLIITPLVKLFRYPLKTAIIAGLGLAQIGEFSFVLASEGQSLGLVSRRIYLLILGTTAVTLVLTPFVLRLVPFLFTFAESMPWLKPYLAEDQPRDMSEDLPSTNHVVVCGYGRVGKNLVKLLQQHDLPVVVIDQSESRIQQLRDAGVSYVYGNCVSLHVLETAGVNHAKGMAIALPDPMSTRLCLKRALELYPELDLVVRATHNRDIEVLYQLGAREVVQPEFEASLEMVTYLLTGLGFSQAVVQREMQQIRNDHYLELRPERSATQVAYDLRQATQDLNQRWYPLPSGSPLIGMSLEEADMRYLTGATLMAIRRANGDEIDYPSNQTRLEDGDRLLVVGADEEVAALAEFAKGQAAIPGENSACQWLTVNTDSPMLAKTLADLGISKQYGVQVQAIRRDGKFIRYPDGSMDLRVGDQVLLCGNLTGLSQLEHLFGLPSSVPLSLPVVKATEVEALKEFLPADNVTECN from the coding sequence GTGCAAGAAGATTTTAGGTTAATTGTTGATTTAGTTTCAGTTTTGGCGGTTGCAGCCTGTGGCGGACTGTTAGCGGCACTTTTGCGACAACCGGTGCTGCTAGGGTATCTCATTGGCGGGATGATCGTCGGTCCGGCTGGACTGGGACTGATTAAAGAAGTTATTCAAGTAGAGACTCTGGCACAGTTCGGGGTGGCGTTTTTATTATTCGCTTTGGGTGTAGAATTTTCCTTTGCGGAACTCAAGAAAGTAAAAGCGATCGCTCTGGGTGGAGGTGGACTCCAGATTGCTTTGACGATTTTGGTCACGGTTACGGTATGCGGGTTAACTGGTGCCTGGGGAACGTTACCTGCTAAGGGTATGTTTTTGGGCTGTATTCTCTCCTTGTCTTCCACGGCGGTTGTCCTCAAGTCGTTGATGGAACGCAATGAAACAGAAACGCCCCACGGACAAGTGATGTTGGGTATTTTGGTAGTCCAAGATTTGGCGCTGGGATTAATGTTGGCAGTCTTACCAGCCCTCAACCAACCCCCAGAAACCATTGGCATCGCTGTACTCACAGCGCTGGCGTACATTGCTTTATTTGCTGCCGGCGCAATCGCAGCAGGGATTTGGCTGATACCGCCTTTGTTGCGACTCTTAGCCCGTACTGAAAGCAAAGAGCTATTTTTATTAGGCGTTGTAGCTTTATGTTTGGGCATTGCCTTGCTGACAGAGTATTTGGGGCTGTCCATTGAAATGGGGGCGTTTGTTGCTGGGTTAATGATTTCTGAGGTGGAATACGCCGACCAAACCCTGACTTACGTCGAACCGTTGCGAGATATCTTTGCCAGTTTGTTTTTCGCTGCCATTGGGATGTTAATTGACCCGGTGTTTTTGTGGAATAACCTGGAATTGATTTTAGGGTTGGTGGCAATAGTTTTTGTTGGTAAGTTTCTCATTATCACCCCCCTAGTGAAACTGTTTCGCTATCCTTTAAAAACAGCCATAATCGCTGGTTTGGGACTGGCGCAAATTGGGGAATTTTCCTTTGTTCTCGCCAGTGAAGGGCAATCCTTGGGGCTGGTGTCCCGACGGATATATTTACTGATTTTGGGAACCACAGCTGTCACTCTTGTGTTAACTCCATTTGTTCTGCGGTTGGTGCCATTTTTATTTACCTTCGCTGAATCAATGCCCTGGTTGAAACCGTATTTAGCAGAAGACCAGCCACGGGATATGTCAGAAGATTTACCTTCAACAAATCATGTGGTGGTTTGTGGCTATGGGCGAGTGGGCAAAAATTTAGTGAAGTTGTTGCAGCAACATGACCTACCTGTGGTAGTAATTGACCAATCAGAAAGTAGAATTCAGCAGTTGCGTGATGCTGGGGTGTCTTATGTTTATGGCAATTGTGTGAGTTTACACGTTCTGGAAACTGCCGGAGTCAATCATGCCAAAGGAATGGCAATCGCACTTCCTGACCCCATGAGTACTCGTCTTTGCTTGAAACGTGCTTTGGAATTGTATCCAGAATTAGATTTAGTTGTCCGCGCTACCCACAACAGAGATATTGAAGTGCTGTATCAACTGGGAGCCAGAGAAGTGGTGCAACCAGAGTTTGAAGCCAGTTTAGAAATGGTAACTTATTTATTAACTGGCTTAGGCTTTTCCCAAGCTGTAGTCCAACGGGAAATGCAGCAAATCCGCAACGATCATTATTTAGAGTTGCGACCAGAACGTTCTGCTACTCAAGTTGCCTACGATTTGCGCCAAGCAACTCAGGACTTAAATCAGCGCTGGTATCCTCTGCCATCTGGTTCGCCTTTAATTGGCATGAGTTTAGAAGAAGCCGATATGCGCTACTTAACAGGAGCAACTTTGATGGCAATCCGCCGCGCTAACGGCGATGAAATCGATTATCCCAGTAATCAAACTCGTTTAGAAGATGGCGATCGCTTGCTGGTAGTAGGAGCAGATGAGGAAGTGGCAGCTTTAGCAGAATTCGCCAAGGGACAAGCAGCTATTCCCGGAGAAAATAGTGCTTGTCAGTGGTTGACAGTGAATACTGACTCTCCAATGCTGGCTAAAACTCTAGCAGATTTGGGTATTAGCAAACAATACGGCGTACAAGTGCAGGCAATCCGGCGCGATGGCAAATTTATCCGCTATCCTGATGGCAGCATGGATTTGCGAGTTGGTGACCAAGTATTGTTGTGCGGTAACTTGACAGGTCTGAGTCAACTAGAACACTTATTTGGCCTCCCAAGTTCAGTACCCCTTTCTTTGCCCGTGGTGAAAGCTACTGAGGTAGAAGCGCTCAAAGAGTTTCTGCCTGCAGATAATGTGACAGAGTGTAATTGA
- a CDS encoding DUF4157 domain-containing protein, with amino-acid sequence MSDRTLGRKKATASTFSNASLVSPTTPTLANPTRGFGLPTNNVVQTATEVSTELQEVQSADERSLDEQAIKEKPITHDISRISLRRPQAKLTVGEPGDQYEQQANMMANRVMSMPAPTVQWQMLSGEREAPGNNELTAHELTHVVQQNHFAHKKHSFPKVSSSEMRLDTKNDLVTEITQAPTSVNLQRNCAESVVADAEQTVNVLYNPDFNTFYGSVERLIGHHLIFRSDEGQRVRELTRQALYEIHDTTSVATGHITIGFTLLRCPETRRVENIQLREVLDDSTRQALQPDQAPEPQEAIPSGESSEEQGYICGPDVTRAVRQALGEVEEYFSSLPIAEKIRQCRALHDPIYALYAWDLTDLYHGNAGWIDVYTNMRSCATPGQSNAESDDEPEQDCRHSVRFDGVCSLAGTVNYLQWGQMHRLCNQCAQSDENQGFRGEVGWEYPAVTLPLLPTEFNQRSMETYINLYKGWGMVENPAHPLSFARAAFSSGANASSPSGNRQHCRGVCEYSHSNTSWTWYPGHH; translated from the coding sequence ATGAGCGATCGCACCCTTGGACGCAAGAAAGCAACCGCCTCAACTTTTTCCAATGCATCGCTTGTTTCACCAACAACTCCGACCCTGGCGAATCCAACACGAGGCTTTGGTTTACCCACAAATAACGTAGTTCAAACGGCAACTGAGGTATCAACAGAACTACAAGAAGTACAGTCTGCTGATGAGCGATCGTTAGATGAACAAGCCATCAAAGAAAAGCCGATTACTCACGACATTAGTCGCATATCTCTTCGTCGTCCCCAGGCAAAGCTGACGGTTGGAGAACCAGGCGATCAGTATGAGCAGCAAGCCAACATGATGGCAAATCGAGTCATGTCAATGCCGGCACCGACTGTGCAATGGCAGATGCTATCAGGGGAAAGGGAAGCACCGGGAAATAATGAGTTAACGGCACATGAGTTGACTCATGTAGTGCAGCAAAATCATTTTGCTCACAAAAAGCATAGTTTTCCCAAGGTATCTTCATCTGAGATGAGGTTGGATACCAAAAACGATCTAGTAACAGAGATAACCCAAGCTCCAACGAGTGTTAATCTTCAAAGGAATTGTGCTGAGTCAGTTGTGGCAGATGCAGAACAAACCGTGAATGTACTCTATAATCCAGATTTCAATACCTTCTACGGTTCTGTGGAGCGTCTGATTGGTCACCATCTAATATTCAGAAGTGATGAAGGCCAGCGAGTCAGGGAGTTGACCAGACAAGCTTTATATGAAATTCACGATACAACGAGTGTTGCAACAGGACACATTACGATCGGTTTCACACTCTTAAGGTGCCCTGAGACAAGACGTGTTGAAAATATCCAGTTGCGGGAAGTACTTGATGATAGTACACGGCAAGCCCTTCAACCAGACCAGGCTCCAGAACCACAGGAAGCAATACCCTCTGGCGAATCCTCTGAGGAGCAAGGCTACATCTGTGGACCAGATGTTACCAGAGCTGTTCGTCAAGCTCTTGGAGAAGTCGAGGAATACTTTTCTAGCCTACCCATTGCTGAAAAAATTAGACAATGCAGAGCTTTGCATGATCCAATTTATGCCCTTTATGCATGGGACTTGACTGACTTGTATCACGGTAATGCTGGTTGGATCGATGTCTATACAAATATGCGCTCTTGTGCGACACCAGGCCAATCGAATGCCGAGTCTGATGATGAACCTGAGCAAGATTGTAGGCACTCTGTCAGATTCGATGGTGTATGCTCTCTTGCAGGTACAGTTAACTATCTACAATGGGGGCAAATGCACAGGTTATGTAACCAATGCGCCCAATCAGATGAAAACCAAGGATTCCGAGGAGAAGTTGGATGGGAATATCCTGCAGTTACATTACCTCTTCTTCCAACAGAGTTCAACCAAAGAAGTATGGAGACTTATATCAATTTGTATAAGGGCTGGGGGATGGTTGAGAATCCAGCACATCCTTTGTCTTTTGCTCGAGCGGCTTTTAGTTCAGGTGCTAATGCCAGTTCGCCTTCTGGGAATCGCCAACATTGCCGTGGGGTTTGTGAATATTCTCACAGTAATACTTCTTGGACGTGGTATCCAGGGCATCATTAA
- a CDS encoding SDR family NAD(P)-dependent oxidoreductase has product MKHLEGKVTLVTGATRGIGRGIAIGLGEAGATVYITGRSLNSSYANDDISGTLTETQLAVEQVGGICIPVQVDHSNDEQVRLLFEHIQDEQNGQLDLLVNNAYSGVKAIRDAYGRPFWDGEPSIWDASNNVGLRSHYVASIFAARMMTKRKSGLICTISSWGSMSYLFNTAYGVGKAACDRLAADMAVELKPYNVASVSIWPGIVGTEQISQMASEVSQTNATDQRNSFFSSRYNWETPLFTGRAIAKLAVDPNIMRRTGRLQIVAELASQYGIVDENGDRPASLRSLRFVLPAALPVLRNYSKLIPDIKMPWSLLLLNALSSPKV; this is encoded by the coding sequence ATGAAACACCTCGAAGGTAAAGTCACATTAGTCACAGGCGCAACGCGGGGAATCGGTCGCGGAATTGCTATTGGCCTGGGTGAAGCAGGTGCAACTGTCTACATTACTGGTCGCAGTTTAAACAGTTCCTATGCCAATGATGATATTTCTGGGACTCTAACTGAAACGCAATTAGCCGTTGAGCAAGTCGGTGGTATATGCATTCCCGTCCAAGTAGATCACAGCAATGACGAGCAGGTGCGTTTGCTCTTTGAACACATCCAAGATGAACAAAATGGACAACTCGATTTGCTGGTAAATAATGCTTACTCAGGAGTCAAAGCAATAAGAGACGCTTATGGGCGTCCTTTTTGGGATGGTGAGCCAAGTATTTGGGATGCTAGTAACAATGTTGGTCTTCGTAGTCACTATGTAGCCAGTATTTTTGCTGCCCGGATGATGACTAAGCGTAAATCTGGACTAATTTGCACTATTTCCTCCTGGGGCAGCATGTCCTATCTATTTAATACAGCATATGGTGTTGGGAAAGCAGCCTGCGATCGCCTCGCCGCTGATATGGCTGTTGAACTCAAACCCTATAATGTCGCTTCTGTTTCCATTTGGCCGGGTATTGTTGGGACTGAGCAAATTTCCCAAATGGCCTCTGAAGTCAGCCAAACAAATGCTACTGACCAGAGAAACTCATTTTTCAGTAGCCGTTATAACTGGGAAACTCCGTTATTTACTGGTCGAGCGATCGCTAAACTGGCTGTCGATCCAAATATCATGCGTCGTACAGGACGCTTGCAAATTGTTGCCGAACTCGCTAGCCAATATGGAATTGTAGATGAAAATGGCGATCGGCCTGCGTCGTTACGCTCTCTACGTTTTGTGCTACCAGCTGCATTGCCTGTACTGAGAAATTACTCAAAACTCATACCCGATATTAAAATGCCGTGGTCGCTGTTGCTACTGAATGCCCTCAGTTCCCCTAAAGTTTAA